A DNA window from Mesorhizobium sp. C432A contains the following coding sequences:
- a CDS encoding NADH-quinone oxidoreductase subunit D has translation MAETSVRNFNINFGPQHPAAHGVLRLVLELDGEVVDRVDPHIGLLHRGTEKLIEHKTYLQAVPYLDRLDYCAPMNQEHAFALATERLLGIEVPKRGQLIRVLYSELSRIMSHILNVTTQALDIGALTPPLWGFVEREKLMVFYERASGSRMHAAYFRPGGVHQDLPAKLVEDIGKWIDPFLKSLDDLDRLLTGNRIFKQRNVDIGIVSLADAWAWGFSGVMVRGSGAAWDLRKSQPYECYSEMDFDIPIGKNGDCYDRYLVRMEEMRQSAKIMRQCVDLLLGKESTGPVSNLDGKVVPPKRQAMKRSMEALIHHFKLYTEGYRVPAGEVYAAVEAPKGEFGVYLVSDGTNKPYRCKLRAPGFAHLQAMDFLCRGHMLADVTAVLGSLDIVFGEVDR, from the coding sequence ATGGCTGAAACCTCCGTCCGCAACTTTAACATCAACTTCGGACCGCAGCACCCTGCGGCGCACGGTGTTTTGCGTCTTGTGCTGGAGCTTGACGGCGAGGTGGTCGACCGCGTCGATCCGCATATCGGCTTGCTGCATCGCGGCACCGAAAAGCTGATCGAGCACAAAACCTATCTGCAGGCAGTGCCCTATCTCGACCGGCTCGACTATTGCGCACCGATGAACCAGGAGCATGCCTTCGCGCTCGCCACCGAGCGGTTGCTCGGCATCGAAGTGCCGAAGCGCGGCCAGTTGATCCGCGTGCTCTATTCCGAGCTCAGCCGCATCATGTCGCACATCCTCAATGTGACGACGCAGGCGCTGGATATCGGCGCGCTGACGCCGCCGCTGTGGGGTTTCGTCGAACGCGAAAAGCTGATGGTGTTTTATGAGCGCGCTTCCGGTTCGCGCATGCATGCGGCCTATTTCCGTCCCGGCGGCGTGCACCAGGATCTGCCGGCGAAGCTGGTCGAGGACATCGGCAAGTGGATCGACCCGTTCCTGAAGTCGCTTGACGACCTCGACAGGCTGCTTACCGGCAACCGCATCTTCAAGCAACGCAATGTCGATATCGGTATCGTGTCGCTTGCCGACGCCTGGGCCTGGGGCTTTTCCGGCGTCATGGTGCGCGGCTCGGGTGCGGCCTGGGATTTGCGCAAGTCGCAGCCTTATGAATGCTATTCCGAGATGGATTTCGACATCCCGATCGGCAAGAACGGCGACTGCTACGACCGTTATCTCGTGCGCATGGAAGAGATGCGCCAGTCGGCGAAAATCATGCGCCAGTGCGTCGACCTTCTGCTCGGCAAGGAGAGCACCGGGCCGGTGTCGAACCTCGACGGCAAGGTGGTGCCGCCGAAGCGCCAGGCGATGAAGCGCTCGATGGAAGCGCTGATCCATCATTTCAAGCTCTACACCGAGGGCTATCGCGTGCCGGCCGGCGAGGTCTATGCTGCCGTCGAGGCGCCGAAGGGCGAGTTCGGTGTCTATCTCGTCTCCGACGGCACCAACAAGCCCTATCGCTGCAAGCTGCGCGCGCCCGGCTTCGCGCATCTGCAAGCCATGGATTTCCTCTGCCGCGGCCACATGCTGGCCGACGTCACTGCCGTCCTGGGTTCCCTCGATATCGTCTTCGGGGAGGTTGATCGGTGA
- a CDS encoding NADH-quinone oxidoreductase subunit A has protein sequence MNVLLSSYLPIVLFIAVAAVVGLALIIAPFLVAYRNPDPEKLSAYECGFNSFDDARMKFDIRFYLVSILFIIFDLEVAFLFPWAVSFSKIGMLGFWSMMVFLAVLTIGFAYEWKKGALEWD, from the coding sequence ATGAACGTACTCCTCAGTTCATACCTGCCCATCGTCCTCTTCATCGCCGTGGCCGCAGTTGTAGGCCTGGCGCTTATCATCGCGCCGTTCCTGGTGGCTTATCGCAATCCCGATCCGGAGAAGCTTTCCGCCTACGAGTGCGGGTTCAACTCGTTCGACGATGCCCGGATGAAATTCGACATCCGCTTCTACCTGGTGTCGATCCTGTTCATCATCTTCGATCTGGAAGTGGCCTTCCTGTTTCCGTGGGCGGTGTCGTTCTCGAAGATCGGCATGCTCGGTTTCTGGTCGATGATGGTGTTTTTGGCGGTGCTGACCATCGGCTTTGCCTATGAGTGGAAAAAAGGAGCGCTGGAATGGGATTGA
- a CDS encoding NADH-quinone oxidoreductase subunit B translates to MGLNDSSGTLVAPKPKGLIDPNTGRPVGSDDPFFLEINNELADKGFLVTSTEALITWARSGSLMFMTFGLACCAVEMIHTSMPRYDSERFGVAPRASPRQSDIMIVAGTLTNKMAPALRKVYDQMPEPRYVISMGSCANGGGYYHYSYSVVRGCDRIVPVDIYVPGCPPSAEALLYGILLLQKKIRRTGTIER, encoded by the coding sequence ATGGGATTGAACGACAGTTCCGGAACGCTCGTCGCGCCGAAGCCCAAAGGCCTGATCGACCCCAATACCGGACGTCCGGTCGGTTCCGACGATCCGTTCTTCCTCGAGATCAACAATGAACTGGCCGACAAGGGTTTTCTGGTCACCTCGACCGAGGCGCTGATCACCTGGGCACGCAGCGGCTCGCTGATGTTCATGACCTTCGGTCTCGCCTGCTGTGCCGTCGAGATGATCCACACCTCGATGCCGCGCTATGATTCGGAGCGGTTTGGCGTGGCTCCTCGCGCGTCGCCGCGCCAGTCGGACATAATGATCGTGGCGGGAACGCTGACCAACAAGATGGCCCCCGCTTTGCGCAAGGTCTACGACCAGATGCCGGAGCCGCGCTACGTCATCTCGATGGGCTCCTGCGCCAATGGCGGCGGCTATTATCACTATTCCTATTCGGTGGTGCGCGGCTGCGACCGCATCGTGCCGGTCGACATCTATGTGCCCGGCTGCCCGCCGAGCGCCGAAGCGCTGCTCTACGGCATTCTTCTCCTGCAGAAGAAGATCCGCCGCACCGGCACGATCGAACGGTAG
- a CDS encoding four helix bundle protein: protein MEQRIESYRDLKVWQSAMTLAEDCYRFTKEFPRDEIYGMTSQMRRSAVSVAANVAEGYGRENRGSFVQFLRMAQGSLKELETHILLACRVGLLRKDNEIELPLRCEEIGKMMRSLIRTVQAKQAE, encoded by the coding sequence TTGGAGCAACGGATCGAATCTTATCGCGACTTGAAGGTGTGGCAATCGGCGATGACGCTTGCTGAGGATTGCTACCGTTTCACCAAAGAGTTTCCGAGGGATGAGATTTACGGCATGACCTCTCAGATGCGCCGATCGGCGGTTTCGGTCGCAGCGAACGTCGCGGAGGGATACGGTCGGGAGAACAGAGGGTCGTTCGTTCAATTTTTGCGCATGGCGCAAGGCTCGTTGAAGGAACTGGAGACACACATACTGCTGGCATGTCGGGTTGGCCTGCTGCGAAAAGACAATGAGATTGAGCTGCCGCTGCGATGCGAAGAGATTGGAAAAATGATGAGATCTCTTATCCGAACGGTGCAGGCCAAGCAGGCGGAATGA
- a CDS encoding winged helix-turn-helix domain-containing protein, whose amino-acid sequence MTKDKISLPAARRIALAAQGFLDPRPVGTPDRRHLARVLSRTGLLQIDSVSAVVRAHYMPLYSRLGPYPLALLDNAAITRKRTVFEYWAHEASFLPVETYPLMRWRMQRAEQGDEMYLGLAKWGREHAAYIEEIYRAVAERGPIAASALEGQKGSGGWWGWSHAKHAFEWLFWAGRITTAHRRGFERFYDLPERVLPQAILDLPVPAAEDAHRELLRISARAHGIATSGDLRDYFRLSPADMKGRLEELVEMGELLPVNVEGWDKPAYLYRDARLPRKIEARALLAPFDPVVFERARTERLFDFRYRIEIYTPADKRQYGYYVLPFLLGDKIVARVDLKADRPASVLRVHAAYAEAGAPPETTAQLFEELKEMQGWLGLERIEVTPAGNLGPALASERDGQPLQRLS is encoded by the coding sequence TTGACGAAGGACAAAATCTCACTCCCCGCGGCCAGGCGCATCGCGCTCGCCGCGCAAGGATTTCTCGATCCCCGCCCGGTCGGCACGCCCGATCGCCGCCACCTCGCCCGCGTGCTGTCGCGCACCGGCTTGCTGCAGATCGATTCCGTCAGCGCGGTGGTGCGCGCCCACTATATGCCGCTCTATTCGCGGCTTGGCCCCTACCCGCTGGCTTTGCTCGACAATGCGGCCATCACCCGCAAACGCACGGTGTTCGAATACTGGGCGCATGAGGCCTCGTTCCTGCCGGTCGAGACCTACCCGCTGATGCGCTGGCGCATGCAGCGGGCCGAGCAAGGCGACGAAATGTATCTCGGCCTCGCCAAATGGGGCCGCGAGCACGCCGCCTATATCGAAGAGATCTACCGCGCGGTCGCCGAGCGCGGCCCGATTGCCGCTTCGGCACTGGAAGGCCAGAAAGGTTCGGGCGGCTGGTGGGGCTGGAGCCACGCCAAGCACGCCTTCGAATGGCTCTTCTGGGCCGGACGCATCACCACGGCGCACCGCCGTGGCTTCGAACGCTTCTATGACCTGCCCGAGCGCGTGCTGCCGCAGGCGATCCTCGATCTGCCGGTGCCGGCCGCCGAGGACGCGCACCGCGAATTGCTGCGCATTTCTGCCCGCGCCCACGGCATCGCGACGTCGGGTGACCTGCGCGATTATTTCCGCTTGTCGCCGGCCGACATGAAGGGCCGGTTGGAGGAACTGGTCGAGATGGGCGAGTTGCTGCCGGTAAACGTCGAAGGTTGGGACAAGCCGGCTTACCTCTATAGGGACGCCCGCCTGCCGCGAAAGATCGAGGCCCGCGCCTTGCTGGCCCCCTTCGATCCGGTGGTCTTCGAGCGCGCGCGCACCGAGCGTCTCTTCGATTTCCGCTACCGCATCGAGATCTACACCCCGGCCGACAAGCGGCAATATGGCTATTACGTGCTGCCTTTCTTGCTCGGCGACAAGATCGTCGCCCGCGTCGACCTCAAGGCCGACCGGCCTGCGAGTGTCTTACGCGTCCACGCCGCCTATGCCGAAGCAGGCGCACCGCCTGAGACCACCGCACAGCTTTTCGAGGAACTAAAGGAGATGCAGGGCTGGCTTGGCCTTGAGCGCATCGAAGTGACGCCGGCCGGCAATCTGGGGCCGGCATTGGCTAGCGAGAGAGATGGCCAACCCTTGCAGCGTCTGTCATAG
- a CDS encoding NADH-quinone oxidoreductase subunit C codes for MAASLSELSTYLGEKLPGRVTDAVLAYGELTISVATDNLIEVTSFLRDNSGCQFISIIDICGADYPSRVKRFDVVYHLLSPKQNLRIRIKVQADEETLVPSLTAVYPGADWYEREAYDLYGVLFSGHPDLRRILTDYGFEGHPLRKDFPLTGFVEVRYDDEAKRVIYEPVELKQEFRNFDFLSPWEGTDYVLPGDEKAKQ; via the coding sequence ATGGCCGCATCCCTGAGCGAACTGTCGACCTATCTCGGCGAAAAGCTGCCGGGCCGCGTCACCGATGCGGTGCTTGCCTATGGCGAACTGACGATCTCGGTTGCTACAGACAATCTGATCGAGGTGACAAGCTTCCTGCGTGACAATTCGGGCTGCCAGTTCATTTCGATCATCGATATCTGCGGCGCCGACTACCCGTCGCGCGTCAAGCGTTTCGATGTCGTCTATCATTTGCTTTCGCCGAAGCAGAATTTGCGCATCCGCATCAAGGTGCAGGCCGACGAAGAGACGCTGGTGCCGTCGCTCACCGCTGTCTATCCCGGCGCCGACTGGTATGAGCGCGAGGCCTACGATCTCTATGGCGTGCTGTTCTCCGGCCATCCGGACCTGCGCCGCATCCTCACGGACTACGGTTTCGAGGGCCATCCCCTGCGCAAGGACTTCCCGCTGACCGGTTTCGTCGAGGTGCGCTACGACGACGAAGCCAAGCGCGTGATCTACGAGCCGGTGGAATTGAAGCAGGAATTCAGGAACTTCGATTTTCTCTCGCCATGGGAAGGGACGGACTACGTCCTGCCGGGCGATGAGAAGGCGAAACAGTGA
- a CDS encoding NADH-quinone oxidoreductase subunit E has product MSVRRLAEASVQPASFAFNRANAAVAKQWIKKYPKGREQSAIIPLLMIAQEQEGWVTKAAIETISDMLGMPRIRGLEVATFYTQYQLNPVGTRAHIQVCGTTPCMLRGSEALMDVCRSKIHHDQFHTNDKGTLSWEEVECLGACVNAPMVMVFKDTFEDLTPERLAEIIDLYDAGKGASVPTGPQNGRTGSEPAPGLTTLKSEKAILKATRDKEARAASKAAHAAPDAIIAAPVPAPAAPAAAAPVAPSNAGKPKTDAPETSSALKSPSRAKVAPAAEKAASVPAPLHSAANANTAAPEVEKVAKQRNGPKTTSTPAAAFIAPEFKAPAANAPVAPTVKAPTARPAKPSLEDKNRPAGIDRPAAVDDLKLISGIGPKIEGILHSLGIFTFTQVASWNKAERDWVDGYLAFQGRIERDDWGKQAKALAKGGVAEYIRVFGKEPR; this is encoded by the coding sequence ATGTCAGTCCGCCGTCTCGCAGAAGCAAGCGTCCAGCCAGCCTCCTTCGCCTTCAACCGGGCGAATGCGGCGGTTGCGAAGCAATGGATCAAGAAATATCCGAAGGGCCGCGAGCAGTCGGCGATCATTCCCTTGCTGATGATTGCGCAGGAGCAGGAAGGCTGGGTCACCAAGGCGGCGATCGAGACGATTTCGGACATGCTCGGCATGCCGCGCATTCGCGGCCTCGAAGTCGCGACCTTCTACACGCAGTACCAGCTCAATCCGGTCGGCACGCGCGCACATATCCAGGTCTGCGGCACCACGCCCTGCATGCTGCGCGGCTCGGAAGCGCTGATGGATGTGTGCCGCTCGAAAATCCATCACGACCAATTCCACACCAACGACAAGGGCACACTGTCGTGGGAGGAAGTCGAATGCCTCGGCGCCTGCGTCAACGCGCCGATGGTGATGGTCTTCAAGGATACGTTCGAGGATCTCACCCCCGAGCGGCTGGCCGAAATCATCGATCTTTACGATGCGGGCAAGGGCGCCTCGGTTCCCACGGGACCGCAAAACGGCAGAACCGGCTCGGAGCCGGCGCCTGGCCTGACGACGCTGAAGAGCGAAAAGGCGATCCTCAAAGCAACGCGCGACAAGGAAGCCAGGGCGGCGAGCAAGGCTGCCCACGCGGCGCCCGACGCAATCATTGCGGCGCCTGTTCCGGCTCCTGCCGCTCCTGCAGCGGCCGCCCCGGTCGCGCCATCCAACGCCGGCAAACCGAAAACCGATGCGCCGGAAACCAGCTCGGCGTTGAAGTCGCCCTCCAGGGCCAAGGTTGCACCGGCGGCGGAAAAAGCGGCGAGCGTCCCGGCGCCCCTGCATTCGGCCGCCAACGCCAACACCGCGGCGCCTGAAGTCGAGAAGGTCGCCAAGCAGCGTAATGGCCCGAAGACCACCTCCACGCCGGCAGCTGCCTTCATCGCTCCGGAATTCAAGGCGCCAGCGGCCAACGCCCCGGTGGCCCCGACCGTCAAGGCGCCGACAGCCAGACCCGCAAAGCCGTCGCTCGAGGACAAGAACCGTCCGGCCGGAATCGACAGGCCGGCTGCGGTCGACGATCTCAAGCTGATCTCGGGCATTGGCCCGAAGATCGAGGGCATCCTTCATTCGCTTGGCATCTTCACCTTCACACAGGTCGCATCCTGGAATAAGGCCGAGCGCGACTGGGTGGATGGATATCTCGCTTTCCAGGGCCGCATCGAGCGCGACGACTGGGGCAAGCAGGCCAAGGCGCTCGCCAAGGGCGGCGTCGCCGAATACATCCGCGTCTTCGGCAAGGAGCCACGTTGA